In Polypterus senegalus isolate Bchr_013 chromosome 12, ASM1683550v1, whole genome shotgun sequence, the following are encoded in one genomic region:
- the scarb1 gene encoding scavenger receptor class B member 1 isoform X2: MATSKSKIAIGLCVAGLLMTVFGIVLMFVGPTVVNQQVVKNVQINPNNELSYTMWRDIPVPFFMSIYFFDVLNPEEILKGEKPMVQQRGPYVYREFRQKTNITFHSNNTVSYQEYRKYHFFRNMSVGNESDEVTLPNMLALGAAVMMEDQPNWMKMIMSITFNQLNVKPFLTLRVGDLLWGYDDPLVDFLSKWFPGMIPFSGKFGLFADFNNSNTGLFTVHTGADDIRKVHMVDSWNGLKKVSYWNSDQCNMINGTAGQMWPPFMTPESTLPFYSPDACRSMELVYEKPGVVSRIPVYRFVAPKTLFANGTVYPPNEGFCPCRESGIQNVSTCRYSSPTFISSPHFYNADPVLLQTVDGLSPNEEEHGLFIDIHPMTGIPMNCSIRLQLSLYIKKVSGISLTAKIAPVVLPMIWFAESGYIDGPVLTTFYNNLVLIPFILQTLQYMLPVVGILLLVLSLILGLYDKKFIKVYNNPEDEDTAPTERTALLH; encoded by the exons ATGGCCACTTCGAAAAGTAAAATTGCCATTGGTCTGTGTGTGGCGGGGCTTTTGATGACGGTTTTTGGCATCGTCCTAATGTTTGTTGGACCTACTGTGGTGAACCAGCAAGTTGTTAAG AACGTTCAGATCAACCCCAACAATGAGCTGTCTTACACCATGTGGAGAGACATTCCAGTCCCCTTCTTTATGTCCATCTATTTTTTTGATGTCCTCAATCCTGAAGAAATCTTGAAGGGAGAGAAGCCAATGGTACAACAGCGGGGGCCTTATGTTTACAG AGAGTTCCGTCAGAAAACCAATATAACATTTCACAGTAACAATACAGTCTCGTATCAGGAGTATCGCAAATACCATTTTTTTAGGAACATGTCTGTTGGAAATGAGTCTGATGAGGTCACTCTCCCAAATATGCTGGCATTG GGAGCAGCTGTAATGATGGAAGACCAACCTAACTGGATGAAGATGATTATGAGTATCACATTTAATCAGCTCAATGTGAAGCCATTTCTGACATTAAGAGTGGGGGATCTTCTGTGGGGCTACGATGATCCCCTTGTTGATTTCCTAAGCAAGTGGTTTCCAGGCATGATTCCTTTCTCCGGAAAGTTTGGGCTCTTTGCTGAT TTCAACAACTCCAACACAGGTTTGTTCACAGTTCATACTGGAGCAGATGACATCAGAAAAGTCCACATGGTGGATTCATGGAATGGACTGAAGAAG GTGAGTTACTGGAATTCAGATCAATGTAACATGATTAATGGTACAGCAGGACAGATGTGGCCCCCTTTCATGACACCTGAAAGTACTCTTCCATTCTACAGTCCTGATGCCTGCAG GTCAATGGAACTGGTCTATGAAAAACCTGGAGTGGTATCCAGGATTCCAGTATATCGTTTCGTTGCCCCAAAAACGTTATTTGCCAATGGAACTGTCTATCCCCCAAATGAGGGTTTCTGCCCATGCAGGGAGTCTGGAATACAGAACGTCAGCACATGCCGTTACA GTTCTCCAACTTTCATCTCTTCACCCCATTTCTATAATGCTGATCCGGTGTTGCTCCAAACAGTGGATGGCCTAAGCCCTAATGAGGAGGAGCATGGGCTGTTCATCGATATCCATCCA atGACTGGCATTCCCATGAACTGCTCAATCCGGCTGCAGCTAAGCTTGTATATAAAGAAAGTCAGTGGCATTAG TTTGACAGCTAAGATTGCCCCTGTTGTCCTTCCTATGATCTGGTTTGCTGAG AGTGGTTACATTGATGGACCAGTCCTGACAACTTTCTACAACAACTTGGTGCtcattccatttattttgcaaaCTCTTCAATACATGCTGCCTGTAGTTGGGATCCTGCTACTAGTCCTCTCTTTAATTCTGGGACTCTATGATAAG AAATTCATCAAAGTCTATAACAACCCTGAAGATGAAGACACCGCACCAACAGAGAGAACTGCTCTTTTGCACTAA
- the scarb1 gene encoding scavenger receptor class B member 1 isoform X3 yields MATSKSKIAIGLCVAGLLMTVFGIVLMFVGPTVVNQQVVKNVQINPNNELSYTMWRDIPVPFFMSIYFFDVLNPEEILKGEKPMVQQRGPYVYREFRQKTNITFHSNNTVSYQEYRKYHFFRNMSVGNESDEVTLPNMLALGAAVMMEDQPNWMKMIMSITFNQLNVKPFLTLRVGDLLWGYDDPLVDFLSKWFPGMIPFSGKFGLFADFNNSNTGLFTVHTGADDIRKVHMVDSWNGLKKVSYWNSDQCNMINGTAGQMWPPFMTPESTLPFYSPDACRSMELVYEKPGVVSRIPVYRFVAPKTLFANGTVYPPNEGFCPCRESGIQNVSTCRYSSPTFISSPHFYNADPVLLQTVDGLSPNEEEHGLFIDIHPMTGIPMNCSIRLQLSLYIKKVSGISLTAKIAPVVLPMIWFAESGYIDGPVLTTFYNNLVLIPFILQTLQYMLPVVGILLLVLSLILGLYDKKEHSLWIAPSRFFLETVGRDK; encoded by the exons ATGGCCACTTCGAAAAGTAAAATTGCCATTGGTCTGTGTGTGGCGGGGCTTTTGATGACGGTTTTTGGCATCGTCCTAATGTTTGTTGGACCTACTGTGGTGAACCAGCAAGTTGTTAAG AACGTTCAGATCAACCCCAACAATGAGCTGTCTTACACCATGTGGAGAGACATTCCAGTCCCCTTCTTTATGTCCATCTATTTTTTTGATGTCCTCAATCCTGAAGAAATCTTGAAGGGAGAGAAGCCAATGGTACAACAGCGGGGGCCTTATGTTTACAG AGAGTTCCGTCAGAAAACCAATATAACATTTCACAGTAACAATACAGTCTCGTATCAGGAGTATCGCAAATACCATTTTTTTAGGAACATGTCTGTTGGAAATGAGTCTGATGAGGTCACTCTCCCAAATATGCTGGCATTG GGAGCAGCTGTAATGATGGAAGACCAACCTAACTGGATGAAGATGATTATGAGTATCACATTTAATCAGCTCAATGTGAAGCCATTTCTGACATTAAGAGTGGGGGATCTTCTGTGGGGCTACGATGATCCCCTTGTTGATTTCCTAAGCAAGTGGTTTCCAGGCATGATTCCTTTCTCCGGAAAGTTTGGGCTCTTTGCTGAT TTCAACAACTCCAACACAGGTTTGTTCACAGTTCATACTGGAGCAGATGACATCAGAAAAGTCCACATGGTGGATTCATGGAATGGACTGAAGAAG GTGAGTTACTGGAATTCAGATCAATGTAACATGATTAATGGTACAGCAGGACAGATGTGGCCCCCTTTCATGACACCTGAAAGTACTCTTCCATTCTACAGTCCTGATGCCTGCAG GTCAATGGAACTGGTCTATGAAAAACCTGGAGTGGTATCCAGGATTCCAGTATATCGTTTCGTTGCCCCAAAAACGTTATTTGCCAATGGAACTGTCTATCCCCCAAATGAGGGTTTCTGCCCATGCAGGGAGTCTGGAATACAGAACGTCAGCACATGCCGTTACA GTTCTCCAACTTTCATCTCTTCACCCCATTTCTATAATGCTGATCCGGTGTTGCTCCAAACAGTGGATGGCCTAAGCCCTAATGAGGAGGAGCATGGGCTGTTCATCGATATCCATCCA atGACTGGCATTCCCATGAACTGCTCAATCCGGCTGCAGCTAAGCTTGTATATAAAGAAAGTCAGTGGCATTAG TTTGACAGCTAAGATTGCCCCTGTTGTCCTTCCTATGATCTGGTTTGCTGAG AGTGGTTACATTGATGGACCAGTCCTGACAACTTTCTACAACAACTTGGTGCtcattccatttattttgcaaaCTCTTCAATACATGCTGCCTGTAGTTGGGATCCTGCTACTAGTCCTCTCTTTAATTCTGGGACTCTATGATAAG AAAGAACACTCGCTCTGGATAGCACCCTCAAGATTCTTCCTGGAGACAGTTGGGAGAGATAAATGA
- the scarb1 gene encoding scavenger receptor class B member 1 isoform X1, whose product MATSKSKIAIGLCVAGLLMTVFGIVLMFVGPTVVNQQVVKNVQINPNNELSYTMWRDIPVPFFMSIYFFDVLNPEEILKGEKPMVQQRGPYVYREFRQKTNITFHSNNTVSYQEYRKYHFFRNMSVGNESDEVTLPNMLALGAAVMMEDQPNWMKMIMSITFNQLNVKPFLTLRVGDLLWGYDDPLVDFLSKWFPGMIPFSGKFGLFADFNNSNTGLFTVHTGADDIRKVHMVDSWNGLKKVSYWNSDQCNMINGTAGQMWPPFMTPESTLPFYSPDACRSMELVYEKPGVVSRIPVYRFVAPKTLFANGTVYPPNEGFCPCRESGIQNVSTCRYSSPTFISSPHFYNADPVLLQTVDGLSPNEEEHGLFIDIHPMTGIPMNCSIRLQLSLYIKKVSGISLTAKIAPVVLPMIWFAESGYIDGPVLTTFYNNLVLIPFILQTLQYMLPVVGILLLVLSLILGLYDKVFSCNLNHSSANEPKQVESNSPSEKLTNNAVIHEVHF is encoded by the exons ATGGCCACTTCGAAAAGTAAAATTGCCATTGGTCTGTGTGTGGCGGGGCTTTTGATGACGGTTTTTGGCATCGTCCTAATGTTTGTTGGACCTACTGTGGTGAACCAGCAAGTTGTTAAG AACGTTCAGATCAACCCCAACAATGAGCTGTCTTACACCATGTGGAGAGACATTCCAGTCCCCTTCTTTATGTCCATCTATTTTTTTGATGTCCTCAATCCTGAAGAAATCTTGAAGGGAGAGAAGCCAATGGTACAACAGCGGGGGCCTTATGTTTACAG AGAGTTCCGTCAGAAAACCAATATAACATTTCACAGTAACAATACAGTCTCGTATCAGGAGTATCGCAAATACCATTTTTTTAGGAACATGTCTGTTGGAAATGAGTCTGATGAGGTCACTCTCCCAAATATGCTGGCATTG GGAGCAGCTGTAATGATGGAAGACCAACCTAACTGGATGAAGATGATTATGAGTATCACATTTAATCAGCTCAATGTGAAGCCATTTCTGACATTAAGAGTGGGGGATCTTCTGTGGGGCTACGATGATCCCCTTGTTGATTTCCTAAGCAAGTGGTTTCCAGGCATGATTCCTTTCTCCGGAAAGTTTGGGCTCTTTGCTGAT TTCAACAACTCCAACACAGGTTTGTTCACAGTTCATACTGGAGCAGATGACATCAGAAAAGTCCACATGGTGGATTCATGGAATGGACTGAAGAAG GTGAGTTACTGGAATTCAGATCAATGTAACATGATTAATGGTACAGCAGGACAGATGTGGCCCCCTTTCATGACACCTGAAAGTACTCTTCCATTCTACAGTCCTGATGCCTGCAG GTCAATGGAACTGGTCTATGAAAAACCTGGAGTGGTATCCAGGATTCCAGTATATCGTTTCGTTGCCCCAAAAACGTTATTTGCCAATGGAACTGTCTATCCCCCAAATGAGGGTTTCTGCCCATGCAGGGAGTCTGGAATACAGAACGTCAGCACATGCCGTTACA GTTCTCCAACTTTCATCTCTTCACCCCATTTCTATAATGCTGATCCGGTGTTGCTCCAAACAGTGGATGGCCTAAGCCCTAATGAGGAGGAGCATGGGCTGTTCATCGATATCCATCCA atGACTGGCATTCCCATGAACTGCTCAATCCGGCTGCAGCTAAGCTTGTATATAAAGAAAGTCAGTGGCATTAG TTTGACAGCTAAGATTGCCCCTGTTGTCCTTCCTATGATCTGGTTTGCTGAG AGTGGTTACATTGATGGACCAGTCCTGACAACTTTCTACAACAACTTGGTGCtcattccatttattttgcaaaCTCTTCAATACATGCTGCCTGTAGTTGGGATCCTGCTACTAGTCCTCTCTTTAATTCTGGGACTCTATGATAAG GTCTTTAGTTGTAATTTAAACCACTCGAGTgcaaatgagccaaaacaggtcGAAAGCAACAGCCCAAGTGAGAAGCTAACAAACAATGCAGTGATACATGAAGTCCATTTCTAG
- the scarb1 gene encoding scavenger receptor class B member 1 isoform X5: MATSKSKIAIGLCVAGLLMTVFGIVLMFVGPTVVNQQVVKNVQINPNNELSYTMWRDIPVPFFMSIYFFDVLNPEEILKGEKPMVQQRGPYVYREFRQKTNITFHSNNTVSYQEYRKYHFFRNMSVGNESDEVTLPNMLALGAAVMMEDQPNWMKMIMSITFNQLNVKPFLTLRVGDLLWGYDDPLVDFLSKWFPGMIPFSGKFGLFADFNNSNTGLFTVHTGADDIRKVHMVDSWNGLKKVSYWNSDQCNMINGTAGQMWPPFMTPESTLPFYSPDACRSMELVYEKPGVVSRIPVYRFVAPKTLFANGTVYPPNEGFCPCRESGIQNVSTCRYSSPTFISSPHFYNADPVLLQTVDGLSPNEEEHGLFIDIHPMTGIPMNCSIRLQLSLYIKKVSGISLTAKIAPVVLPMIWFAESGYIDGPVLTTFYNNLVLIPFILQTLQYMLPVVGILCIMLSLLIEHHSIKSTKFTYLSAQISHPRQVTFIGDSQLTLCVRLCPMKWCHIQGGNFKNF; this comes from the exons ATGGCCACTTCGAAAAGTAAAATTGCCATTGGTCTGTGTGTGGCGGGGCTTTTGATGACGGTTTTTGGCATCGTCCTAATGTTTGTTGGACCTACTGTGGTGAACCAGCAAGTTGTTAAG AACGTTCAGATCAACCCCAACAATGAGCTGTCTTACACCATGTGGAGAGACATTCCAGTCCCCTTCTTTATGTCCATCTATTTTTTTGATGTCCTCAATCCTGAAGAAATCTTGAAGGGAGAGAAGCCAATGGTACAACAGCGGGGGCCTTATGTTTACAG AGAGTTCCGTCAGAAAACCAATATAACATTTCACAGTAACAATACAGTCTCGTATCAGGAGTATCGCAAATACCATTTTTTTAGGAACATGTCTGTTGGAAATGAGTCTGATGAGGTCACTCTCCCAAATATGCTGGCATTG GGAGCAGCTGTAATGATGGAAGACCAACCTAACTGGATGAAGATGATTATGAGTATCACATTTAATCAGCTCAATGTGAAGCCATTTCTGACATTAAGAGTGGGGGATCTTCTGTGGGGCTACGATGATCCCCTTGTTGATTTCCTAAGCAAGTGGTTTCCAGGCATGATTCCTTTCTCCGGAAAGTTTGGGCTCTTTGCTGAT TTCAACAACTCCAACACAGGTTTGTTCACAGTTCATACTGGAGCAGATGACATCAGAAAAGTCCACATGGTGGATTCATGGAATGGACTGAAGAAG GTGAGTTACTGGAATTCAGATCAATGTAACATGATTAATGGTACAGCAGGACAGATGTGGCCCCCTTTCATGACACCTGAAAGTACTCTTCCATTCTACAGTCCTGATGCCTGCAG GTCAATGGAACTGGTCTATGAAAAACCTGGAGTGGTATCCAGGATTCCAGTATATCGTTTCGTTGCCCCAAAAACGTTATTTGCCAATGGAACTGTCTATCCCCCAAATGAGGGTTTCTGCCCATGCAGGGAGTCTGGAATACAGAACGTCAGCACATGCCGTTACA GTTCTCCAACTTTCATCTCTTCACCCCATTTCTATAATGCTGATCCGGTGTTGCTCCAAACAGTGGATGGCCTAAGCCCTAATGAGGAGGAGCATGGGCTGTTCATCGATATCCATCCA atGACTGGCATTCCCATGAACTGCTCAATCCGGCTGCAGCTAAGCTTGTATATAAAGAAAGTCAGTGGCATTAG TTTGACAGCTAAGATTGCCCCTGTTGTCCTTCCTATGATCTGGTTTGCTGAG AGTGGTTACATTGATGGACCAGTCCTGACAACTTTCTACAACAACTTGGTGCtcattccatttattttgcaaaCTCTTCAATACATGCTGCCTGTAGTTGGGATCCT ATGCATCATGTTAAGTTTGCTAATTGAACACCATTCCATTAAAAGTACAAAGTTTACTTACTTAAGTGCACAGATCTCCCATCCTAGGCAGGTTACATTCATTGGTGACTCTCAGTTGACGCTGTGTGTGAGATTATGTCCTATGAAATGGTGCCACATCCAGGGTGGAAACTTTAAAAATTTCTGA
- the scarb1 gene encoding scavenger receptor class B member 1 isoform X4 — protein sequence MWRDIPVPFFMSIYFFDVLNPEEILKGEKPMVQQRGPYVYREFRQKTNITFHSNNTVSYQEYRKYHFFRNMSVGNESDEVTLPNMLALGAAVMMEDQPNWMKMIMSITFNQLNVKPFLTLRVGDLLWGYDDPLVDFLSKWFPGMIPFSGKFGLFADFNNSNTGLFTVHTGADDIRKVHMVDSWNGLKKVSYWNSDQCNMINGTAGQMWPPFMTPESTLPFYSPDACRSMELVYEKPGVVSRIPVYRFVAPKTLFANGTVYPPNEGFCPCRESGIQNVSTCRYSSPTFISSPHFYNADPVLLQTVDGLSPNEEEHGLFIDIHPMTGIPMNCSIRLQLSLYIKKVSGISLTAKIAPVVLPMIWFAESGYIDGPVLTTFYNNLVLIPFILQTLQYMLPVVGILLLVLSLILGLYDKVFSCNLNHSSANEPKQVESNSPSEKLTNNAVIHEVHF from the exons ATGTGGAGAGACATTCCAGTCCCCTTCTTTATGTCCATCTATTTTTTTGATGTCCTCAATCCTGAAGAAATCTTGAAGGGAGAGAAGCCAATGGTACAACAGCGGGGGCCTTATGTTTACAG AGAGTTCCGTCAGAAAACCAATATAACATTTCACAGTAACAATACAGTCTCGTATCAGGAGTATCGCAAATACCATTTTTTTAGGAACATGTCTGTTGGAAATGAGTCTGATGAGGTCACTCTCCCAAATATGCTGGCATTG GGAGCAGCTGTAATGATGGAAGACCAACCTAACTGGATGAAGATGATTATGAGTATCACATTTAATCAGCTCAATGTGAAGCCATTTCTGACATTAAGAGTGGGGGATCTTCTGTGGGGCTACGATGATCCCCTTGTTGATTTCCTAAGCAAGTGGTTTCCAGGCATGATTCCTTTCTCCGGAAAGTTTGGGCTCTTTGCTGAT TTCAACAACTCCAACACAGGTTTGTTCACAGTTCATACTGGAGCAGATGACATCAGAAAAGTCCACATGGTGGATTCATGGAATGGACTGAAGAAG GTGAGTTACTGGAATTCAGATCAATGTAACATGATTAATGGTACAGCAGGACAGATGTGGCCCCCTTTCATGACACCTGAAAGTACTCTTCCATTCTACAGTCCTGATGCCTGCAG GTCAATGGAACTGGTCTATGAAAAACCTGGAGTGGTATCCAGGATTCCAGTATATCGTTTCGTTGCCCCAAAAACGTTATTTGCCAATGGAACTGTCTATCCCCCAAATGAGGGTTTCTGCCCATGCAGGGAGTCTGGAATACAGAACGTCAGCACATGCCGTTACA GTTCTCCAACTTTCATCTCTTCACCCCATTTCTATAATGCTGATCCGGTGTTGCTCCAAACAGTGGATGGCCTAAGCCCTAATGAGGAGGAGCATGGGCTGTTCATCGATATCCATCCA atGACTGGCATTCCCATGAACTGCTCAATCCGGCTGCAGCTAAGCTTGTATATAAAGAAAGTCAGTGGCATTAG TTTGACAGCTAAGATTGCCCCTGTTGTCCTTCCTATGATCTGGTTTGCTGAG AGTGGTTACATTGATGGACCAGTCCTGACAACTTTCTACAACAACTTGGTGCtcattccatttattttgcaaaCTCTTCAATACATGCTGCCTGTAGTTGGGATCCTGCTACTAGTCCTCTCTTTAATTCTGGGACTCTATGATAAG GTCTTTAGTTGTAATTTAAACCACTCGAGTgcaaatgagccaaaacaggtcGAAAGCAACAGCCCAAGTGAGAAGCTAACAAACAATGCAGTGATACATGAAGTCCATTTCTAG